The following is a genomic window from Plasmodium cynomolgi strain B DNA, scaffold: 1144, whole genome shotgun sequence.
TTCCGAGTACATTCACATTacttatcttttttttggttcacTTGATGCTTTATATGCATCAAAATCCTTGTACTGTGTAATTATTTCATCATCCATTATATATGCTTCATATGTAACGTCCTCATTATGCTCGTTACATATTACTAAATCAAGACATTTCTCattatacaattttaatgTCCACTGTACAGTGATAATGTAGTGCAAccagaaagtaaattattaattacttgaTCAATTAA
Proteins encoded in this region:
- a CDS encoding CYIR protein (putative;~vir-type antigen); the protein is MWTNVKNYLNYVNLNYKPLDITKYFWTLKLYNEKCLDLVICNEHNEDVTYEAYIMDDEIITQYKDFDAYKASSEPKKR